TCAATTGGAGGTGATAGTCGACTCTCTGAAGGACTTGATGGACTCAGAGGGGGCTGTTCTTGCTCCTTGAGGGTAGTATCCTTGGTCCCTTGAGAACTTCCCAATTCTGGTTGGTTATCTTTGGACTGATGGGGTGTGGATTCTGGACAGTGCATTACCATGAAGGCTGTGGTCAGATTTTTCACTGCGTTGTGAACTCTGTTCACTTCCTCTGTGTCAACCTCTCCACTTACAGAGAGAGTTGATTCTGGCTCTTCATCGGAGGTGTGCTGACCTTGATCATCTTTTATGGGCATTTTCgcttctttaattcttttataGAGTTCATTTCTTTCTTGTTGTAAAGCTCGACATAAATTCTCTAGTCTGCCAATTTTCATCACAAAGCACTCGTACTCTTTTGCTCTCAACGCTTTCTGTGATTTgaaaacatatacacacataaaatTGATTTGAGAGGTAAAATTGCCAGGATCCTCTCTGGAGACAAAACCATTTCTGAGCTCCAGTGGCATAATTGGCTAGTGCACAGTACTTATACAACAAAAGCATTTCTTTGGGAATTTGACTATTAGAACTGGCATCTGGTCACATAGTGACGACTGGACAGCACTTAATTGAGGacatcacttatttatttatttattttatttattggcactGTATGCTAGTGGCATTTTAATCATTTTGGTTAATTTTAGGAAATATAACTGGTaaaaatttctctctgctttagtCTAGGAGTCCTAAAAATTTTGAAACAGACATATTTCTGCTCTCAAGATTTAGAAGGCATAAGTCAAAACTTGTAGCAAAATAAATGTTATGGACTAGAACTTAACTCAAAAAACTTGTCTTCTCTTTGGATAAACTGCTATATGCTAATCTAGCAACTGTTGTTGAGTAATAAGCACATCTCTCTGTGATGTTAAATAGTCATTATTATAGTCACCACACACTAATTCATGATGTTGGGTATACAAATTGTCCAATTGtccttttattttctctagaaaaGCTTCTGTGTTTGTACATGAAAATAGTCCTGATCAtcatctttctttattccttccttcctttcttccttccttccttcctttccttccttccttctttccttccttccttctttctttctttctttctttctttctttctttctttctttctttctttctttctttcttcctttctttcttcctttctttccctccagggttatattgTCATTAGGACTTGGtgattgcactatgaatctattgctcctggaggccttttttttccccccctattttattcagtaagacagaaagaaattgaaagggaaaggggagatagagagggagcgaaaaagacacccacagatctgcttcacccctagAGAAGCATCCCtgatgcaggtagggagtgggggctcaaaccttgttccttgcaggggtccttgcgcACAATACTTTGTCCacttaaccgagtgcaccactgcccactgctccctcctcctcccaagCTACTCTTTAACATGTTTTGCACCTGTTTGCATGAAGAGACCTTCACCTGTAAGGCCTACTTCTCAAATGGAGGATCATGTATCTTTACCTTTGTAGTCTCAAAGCCTAGCTAGAGTCTGATGTAATAATAGTACTTAAATGCCTActggagaaataaaataatacatggaTACATATGTGTGCAACATAACACATTGCCTGGTTGCTTGGGTTGGTGTCTTCTCATATGCTCAATCAACTCTTTAATTCATTTTGCACCTGTTATGTGCTTAACACCAGGGAATTTAAAGACAAATCAGACATTCATCCAGCCTTTGAAGAATTTGTAGGCCATCAGGCCCATGGTGCTGCTTCGTGGATGaatttggaattaaaaaaaaaaagggggccttAAGTGACTTAAGGTAAAAAACTCTTTATGAGTCTGAACTtgattttaaattactttttagaAATTTTGCATACCATATTCTAGAAGAAATTCCCTTCTAATGTAATTATTTGTACTGTTAAGTAGTATTTTATAGGCATGATATTGTTATGGGAAAATAATCTAAGGGAATAATTTTCTCACCTCTTCAATCATGTCCAAAAGAGCTTTATTACAGTTTTCAAAACGAGCTTTCCATGTAGCTGTGTCTTTTTCCAGCTTCTTCATTTTCTTAGTTGTCTACAGGAATAAGAGTATTTTTAAAGTTAGTCTGATGCAATAATACATCAAAGAAGTTATTAGTTTCACGTGTGATATCAAAAAAGCTCCTTTTATCATCAGCTGCTGAAATAAAGAAAAGTTCCATGTCAAGGAATGAATACTGACTGGGGAAGTGTCATGATCTATTTCTGAATCATCTAGGTCAGTGTTGAAGAAACTAACTTGCACCACAGacaatttaaggaaaaaaatgaagatacTTAGGACCATGCTATTTTgtcactgttttttattttgtttaaatttgAAGAAATAGCTTTATTGCATTCCCAAGAATAAGCTTGTGATTTAGATTATTTACTTTATTGACCATTTGTGATGAAAGATGGCTTGACCTGTTAGCCATTAAAGTGTTGATAATATCTGGGCACTTCTGAGAAGTAGCCACACAAAAGCAAtgttctgttttctctttatttgcatttccagaGTGCAGTAAAGTTCATGAAATGTGATTGCACATATTATTCATTTTAGTCTTGAAACAGTGCTGTGAGAAAGGTTCTCTTTTCACCTCTATTTTATAAATGGAGCTACCAAGGCTCAAGAGGTGGAGCAGTATTCAGGTGAGCCAGCAGAAGGGTAGGACTggttacttcattttatttagtgTAATGTGTGTAATGGCTGCTGGGCTGGATGTGGGAGATAGAGGTAAATACAAAGCCACCTGTCCTTCTCAAATCTAAATGAACTTCATAGTCAGAAGTCTGGCTCttggagagctgggtggtggtagagttggtagagcacatgttattatgcacaaagacctagtttcaagaccctggtttcCTGTTGGAATGGAGGTTTACATGCaaggaagcagagttgcaggtgtcattttagctctcttcttctctacctctgcatccctctcagtttctctttgtatctatcaagaaaagaaataaaaaaggagtgctgggtttgtcatgcaggcaccaagccccagtaataactctggtggcaactaaaataatgataataataataatattaatgttCTCAGTTTTTTAACATTATGATTTCTCTTTAAGATTTATTctaattttaaacttttatagGTAAATATATATCTAGTACATCTGTCCTAGCATAGCAAAgttgcaacttaaaaaaaaaacagtggtgcCAAGGAATGAACTGAGGAAGGGTCTTGTGCATGTACAATACAGCCAAGTGGccccaagcctttttttttttttttgctttctacatTTAGAAATGGTTAAtgtcaatatttaaaaatttttttcccagaaGTACAAGTCCGATGCTgattttgtaatatgtgcacacaaccaggtgcaccactgcctagccccactgAGCTGAGCAAGACTCAAATGTTATGTTCAACAATAATAGCACCttgtatttatataatatatatttttaaagtttaaaacccCTTTAAAATGCATTAACTTGTTTGAACTGCATAATATTGTAAAGTAGATAAGAGACTTAGTATCTTAATttacatataagaaaaataaagttcagGGAAGTTAAGTGAATTACTCAATGCTATTTGATAAGTAAGACAGAATCCAGATTTTAGTTCAAACTTATATTTCCTCATTCAAGTTCAATTACAGCTGACTCTTGAACAACAGGTTCACTTAcacaaggcattttttttttctactggaaGGTTCCACATGCATGGAGTCAACCAACTTCAGATATTGAGTAGTTGAATCCAGGATGTGGGGACTTCACTTAAAGAGAGCTAACTACAagttatatttgtatttttttttttaatgcatggaGGGGAGGGCTGCAACTCCTAACCCCCTCGTTATTCAGGGGTCAACTGCACATCATGCTTTTTCTTCTAAGAAGGATTTTATTAAATGGTATTTTCTACTCTAACATTCTAACCTTGTGTATTTGTGTAAAAGttcttattttcatatttagaagatttgatattttaaaaatttaactataaaaaacattattttgttAGTGCtcgtcattttttaaaaaagctcttcATGGCGCCCGGTGGCGTCCCACCTGGATgaacacatgtattacaatgtgcaaggacccggattggagcccccatccccacctgcagggggaaagctttatgaatggtgaagcagtgttgcagatgtatcacccccctccctcttgctttctggctatctctatccaataaataaaaataataaaaaaattactttaaaaaaagctCTTCATggggtagaaaaaagaaaacattttttatatgtatttatttattttcccttttgttgccctttttttttactgttgtagttattgatgttgttggacaggacagagagaaatggagacaagaggggaagacggagagggagagagaaagatagacacctgcagacctgcttcaccgcctgtgaaacgacttccctgcaggtggggagatgggggctcgaaccgggatccttatgtcggtccattgcacttggtgccatgtgcacttgaccccctgcgctaccgcctgacccccaaaagaagacatttttttctcaGAGTGAAGAGTAATTCACCAGATACTTGTTGAAAACAAATATAGCGCAAATCTCATTTGCACCTATAAATGTTTCATTACTTCATAAAATGCACTGAAATATATTAGTAGGAAAAATCAGCTCAAAGGAGAATTACCTGTCAAAATAGGAAAAACGTCAATATTTTGTGGGGAATAAGCAATACTTACTTTATCCATTTCCTGTTTGAAAGTGGCAAACACCTCATTGCTTTTTGTCAGTGTGTTCTGGAACTCTTCAAACCTTCCAGAGTAGAGTGTAAGCTATAAACAGGAGGAAGAGTGGATCTATTTTAGGATTGCTCTCAGAACAAAACAatatgtcattgttattatttgaGAAGAAAAATGATTTAAAGGAATCTTCAATATAATGTCAGTGATATTTTCAGTTCTTTTCCTAAGGCAGTGAGTATAATTCAAGTACTTCCTTAAAGGACATTGACATAATAAAATTTTCCATCAATATTGCACTATAATATAGCTTTCCCCCATTGTattgggtggttaatggtttacagtacagttgttgacacatgggtacaatatcTCATCTTCCTATGATGTCTGCAGAATGCTCTCACCCCCAATATAGGTACTTCTCCATCTATATCATAACTTTACCAGCAAACAGTTACTGAGCACTAAACATATTCATAGATTTTATGTACAGAAGATTTAGCAGAGAAACCTACACTTCTTGTGGgaggacatttctttctttcttttttattttaatttcactaGTGACTCaacattaatttacaaaattatgagataataggggtataattccacatcattcccaacaccaaagttctatgtttccactccttccattggaaactgcagtagttctcttaaagtcacagatatgggtcaactattttTCCTATAACTACTtatgtataattatatatattttgcacattttttcctatggttctgccttctcattctttttaagtcacacctattactactttataatgtccttatttttttacttaaaagaatttatttataaaaatgaaacactgacaaaaacataggagaagaggggtacagcttcacacaattcccaccatcagaagcttttttactttttatcctcttctctctctctgggtcctagtggaattggaattcagagccctttggtcatctcccCGTTTGGGAgtttgaaccaaaattctttatggggtgcagaaggtgggagttctgactgcttctccactggacatttctAGAGACAATTGGACTATGGGACAGTGAATAAAAATTGTAAAGTTGTGCTGATCACAGGAGGTGAGCATGGCAGATGATAACGCAACCCACATTTCTGTGGAGGTAATGAGCCTTAAACTTGGTCTTGAAGGAAGTGAGAaagtagaaaaatgaaaagaagtgtTAAAGGAAATGTGGATCTGACAAGGACCACCGCTATTGTGCAAATTGTGTGGCTCTTAGCAATTTACACTTCTGTCATCATAGTTTTGTATATTTATGAATACAATGACTTTTTCTAatgcttttttaattaaaaacatttttatgatctttattggatagagacatccagaaatcgatagaggagggaagacagagagaacattacctgcagtaatgcttcacaacttgcaaagctttccccttgcagatggggactgggggttttaacctgggtccttatgcattgtaacatgtgtgcttaaccaggtgtgccaccacccagccctctaatGACTattttgattctttaaaaaaaaaaaaaaaaaacatgaaaacttttttttttttgccaccagcattatttcTGGAGCCCAGTGCCCGCATAATGACTCTATCATTCCTAGtgggtattttctttctttttcttatagagacagtgagaaatagggagagaggcagaaagagaggaagaaaaaggtacAGAAACCTTCGGCacttctccactgcttgtgaagcttccccactgcaggtaggggccatgggacttgaaactggatcctcacATATGGCAATGTGTACTCTACAGGATGGGCCACTGCTTAGTccattacattattattattattattattattatttaaccagagcactgcttggctctggcttatggcagtgtgggggattgaacttgggacttgagagcctcaggcatgaacatctctttgcataaccattaggctataccTCCACCcccattacatttttttattgtggtGAAATATACCTTTTATTATCATGTGTTAAGTATATTCACACTGTTGTACACTGGTCTCTGGAACCTTTTCACTTTATAAGACTTAAACTTGATGCTGACTAGGCAATAACTTCCCCATTTTCCTCTTTTAGTGACCAATTTTGAGAGAAAAagtagagaggagaaggaaggatggaGTTTTGGATATTGTGTTCATAACTAGCCCAGGAGAAAGCTCAAAATTCAAATTTCAAAGTACAGTATCTACTGTATGTGTATCACTTTTGTATGTGTATCACTATCAAACCAAAAATCACTAAGTCAGGCATGCATGTACTCTATTagcttatatacttatatattatatacttactAATTTTTAGTAGTTACATTAGCATAGTTGCCATAGTGAGTTTAACTAGACAGGGATTTTGTAATgagtgcaattaaccaggtgcaccacttcctggcccctaatCCTTTATTAATTACAATATCATCAGTTCTCAGAAATATACTTAGCACATAGTAGGTACttgtttaattaattaagctTATTACAAAATAGACACTGAGGTACATGCTTCACATGCATATTTTGAAAGTCATCTGCATATATTACACActcattttcctttaaaaattaaatcaaacaGAAGTAGTTGTCACCTCTCTAGTTGTTGAGTGAAAGCTGATAATAGTGTCAAAAATAATTGCGTTTTAGAACCTGAGAGAAGATTCAGTAGTGTGCCTGCCTTGCACAACTGAAGCTCTGGTTTAATCCCTGACACTACATGGGAACAGCAAAGAGAATTCTACAGATTGTGTAGTAGTGccatgctctttcttttttttctcatcctctctttataaataataataaaaaatttaaaaagggaaaatgctCAGAGAGGCAGTACAGTAATAATAAACATGCCTGAGACCCTGCCATTTCTCTCTAGCATCATATATAAGAAAAGAGGCAGTCTATGTTTTAGACAGTAGCTGCTATGTGACATTCTAATTGGGAAATATCATAATGTACTGGGCTTCTCAGGGGTTGTAGAGTTCCACTTTAGAGTCATTGATACATTACACTGGAGATTTAGGTCCAGGAATTTTAGATAGCATCGGACACTTTCTTAGCAGAAGAGCCCAGGCTCTGATCCTGGTTGCTGGACTCAGTCATTATtgacagaaaaagaagagaaattagCAAATCATGAACTACTGGTAGATGTTTTTTCAAGTTTGAGGGATGTAAGTGGAAACTTGAATTGACCTTTGCTGGTTTTTACTACACAGATCATTAAGGTCCTAGATTCTGATAGCGACTGAATGATGACTCATTATCTTCATTTAGAAGAAGAGAATAATTATAACAGTGATGTGAATAATGCATAGCCTTAAGTATTGTCTACTGTCTCTCTCGGGGCTCTGTGATGTGAATGGCAGAGATAGGACCAGAAGCCCTGGCTTGATTCTCTGCATTCTCTCACTCTTCCATCGCCCCCACTGAGGGATAGATGGCACTCTCTGCTTTCCCTCCATTCTCTCCACCATAGGCTCATGGTGTGATGGGGCTGTGACTACGGAAGGATGACCTTGAGTTTGTAACTGTAGTGTTTAATATTTCACTCATGTGACCTTTAGTTCTAATAATACTCAAGAACATTATGGCTCCAGTTTCTATGTAATGAGTGTTTTAAGATTATTTTAGTATGGTATATTGCCAGCTGGAAACAAGTAATTGCTGCATTTGGTACATATATTGAAAAATATGTTTTAGAAAGTAGTATCAGTGCTTGTATCAGAATCAGTGCTTGTATCTATGTAGTAGTAACACTTATGATTTTAAGTTTCTACTTTTTAGCTTTTTCTTACAAGAACATATATTTGttaatcttttttattcttaCAATGAgcaagtcattttatttttacaatgaGAAGTATCCAGCaattagcaaataaatatttacaaatgaaCTGCCCAATTCTTAAATTAATATGACATGACTGTGATCTCACAGTCCCTTTAGAGCTTAGGCATTTGTTCCAGCAGGGGAGTTAGAATCCCAGGATGGCTCTCCTACTGAGGCAAAAGAACATTTGCCAGGAGTAATCCCCATGGGTGTGGGGAAAATGGTTAGGTCTGGCTGTATCCCCAGATCCAGCAGTTGcctgtgactttattttttattctgaaaTATGATATTTAGTCTAGGAAAATCACATATGACATCTTAAAGCCAAAACAGAATAGTCTCTGAATTTCTCCACAATTTCTAGTCATTTCTCATCTGACAGTGCAAAGAGCTTACATATTATTCTTACCTCAGTGGCAGaatggaagaagagaaaaaggaattatGAGTTGATAGACAAGAAACTAAACATGTTTCCACTCTTTTGACTATTTGTCAATAATTTTTTGACTGGATATTGTTGATGTTAAGCTCTATCTATATccgtatctatctatatctacatatatatgtatgaaatgtatatctctctctctctttttaccagaacattgctttggtttatggtggtaccagggagtgAACCTAAATCTttgtggagtctcaggcatgaaagtctttctgccaGATCTGAGTTATGCTCTGCTCCCTCATAAATATAAAgaactaaataaaagaaaatgtaaatatcAAAATAAGACTATATAAAGTTATTCTTTCAACCACTCTCACATGGAAATACCTCTTTAGACCAATAACAAGGAGAGCAGCCCCCCCCCAACCACAACCATACTGTTGTCCCTCCACTTACCTGGGTCTGTAGGACTGTCTCTTGTTCTTTCAGCACTTGGGCCTGAAGTTTCCATTCTGCTGCCTGGTTCAGCAACTGTAAGAAGAAAGAATGCATGGAAGAACTGGAAAAATGTCTTTTCAATTATGATTTTATTGTATTCTGTGTACACAACAACTTGTTGACTAGGTCCCTTAAGTAATTTTCTAGAACTTTGTACAAAAGTCTAAAGAAAGTAGAATAAAAGGCTGGAATTTCAACAGAAAATTAATGACTTTaatggaaggaaaaaggaaaacaatctcCAACTTAAGAATGTAGCAAACAACTTCTGGGCAAATTATAAAGTCTTTCCTATCCATCTAGTTCAGTCATCCTTTGCCCTCTACTTGAATACCCTTACAACATCCTACAGGAATTGTTGTGAGCAATTTCTCCTGTTATCAAATCCAAAGTTACTCTTCTAGATTGCTGTTTTCCACTCTAGCATGTAgcataattttctttaaattttttttaatatttattttcccttttgttgcccttgttgtagttattattgttgttgttattgatgttgttgttagataggacagagagaaatggagagaggaggggaagacagggggagagaaagatagacacctgcaggcttgcttcaccacctgtgaagcaactcccctgcaggtggagatccttatgctggcccttgcgcttaacTTGCAGAGCTAACGCCAACTTCCCATATCATAATTTTCTAGGGACATGCTAGAACACAGGTTTCTTTCAGACAATTTGAaattaagaaaattaagaaatttacAGTGTTATTCCAATTTGCATTTGTGGTAAATACCCCAAAAGGTTTGGATACTGgttgtcatttttaaaaactttgggtTAGAaatatgatttattatttttaagtcctACCCTTTTCAatgatgaaaagagagagaacaaaaatcactctacaatttttaaaatatttatttattcacttttgttgcccttattgttttattgttgtagtcattattgttgctattgatgtcttcgttgttggataggacagagagaaatggagaaaggaggggaagacagagaggggggagagaaagatagacacctgcaaacctgctataccgcttgtgaagtgactcttctgcaggtggggagccgggggcttgaaccaggatccttacgccagtccttaaacTTTGCACCAttggtgcttaacctgctgtgctactgcccgactcccatcactcTACAATTTTTATGATGTTCTAATTCCTTGGTTTATTTCtattgttcttcttttttcttctgtccctccctccattccttcctccttacctccctctttctctttcttttgacaATATTTCTCTGCTTTGAGCAgaattttttcagacagagagagagagagagagagagatcttacaACACCAGTGTTCTCCAGTGTGGTATGGggtgggatcaaacctgggtggtgTGCATATTATGTCTCATATATTAGATAATAAAAGTGCTCAAACCCTGCAGGAAACATCTTACCTAAGAGTAATCAATATCTATTTTCCTGGATTTTGAATAGCAATAAAATCTTGTGTTTCTTACTATTAGAGCTAGGTATTAGGTTTAGTAATGTCATCTCTTTTGTAagtctttaattaatttttaaaaagttttttatagtgatttataGCCAAAAGACTATCTTTTCTTTAAGAGCACATAGATTTCTTATGTGAAATTATCTAGTGTCTAACAGTTTATATTCTTCAAACTTCATTGCTACTTGGAAAAcaaacctattttttaaatttctaatctaaaagaaataaagtgataTGGTCAGGCTTTAGATAACTGTATCATGATCAACTATTCAATGGTTAAATTTCAATAATATATCAATTGACCATGTCTTAAATCTCTTCCTCCTCAGCAATACACATTTCAAACCAGGCCCCTGGTATACAAATTTGAATATGATGTGTTTTCATAAAGATTGGGTTGGGAGACATGCATAGGAAGTACAGGTAACTGTTGGCATTGTGACAGcacatttttatgtttttgcaTCAATTGAAACCTTAAATGAAgttttcatctttaaaaatataaattgcaTATTATCTTTGAATTTCAATTCTCTCACTTGTAGAATGATCTATTTTTTTGGAGTGTTTGAGGTTAACATCCATAAAGTCTACCATGTGACAGGGAGTTGGAGGTTatacagtctcctgtgctaaatatgaatagatataggccTCAAGCTAGATTAATGTGGTAGACAGTCCATCATATTTATAGTTTCTTCATGTCTGGGAGTTATTCTATACCCTAATCCTACCTCCTAGttttgttctcaactctgacacaatcttcccagaaaatatttctagtctatctgcatgttaactatcaagctcaagcaaaaattactaaagacatGGGCTTTTAGGAACATACCTATAATGGACTACCTAACTTCCTTCCAGCCTAAGATTcttattctcatttgctctactcctagtttttggttcctgtttattaaagattttgtcctactttgtatcttactgcctttcaaccaccaagctacagatgctactataattccatcctgacttccctgaaaagatgaccctaccaatgtctGGAACCTCTAGaccctactccactagagaaagacagaaacatgctaggggtatagatcaatctgctaatgcccatgtccattgaaGTAGCAACTACATaagccggaactcccaccttctgtacctcaaaaagaatttcagtccatattctcagagagataaatgataggggaagataaccataGGGCTCTGAATCTTTATTCCAGCAGCACCTGAAGTGTTTGCTACCAGgagccttgttttattttatttttttgtagttattgttgttgatgtcgtcattgttagacttgacagagagaaatggagagaggaggggaagacagagaaggggagagaaagttagacacttgtagacctgcttcactgcttgttaagcgactcccctacaggtggggagccgggggcttgatccgggattcttaccctggtccttgccctttgtgccatgtgcacttaacccactccactactgccggactcccaggaGCCTTGCTTTTATACCATTAGTGAAAAGGAGCTGAATCTGGAAaagaccagaggaagtcaggcactgtttcttctacctgagagaggagagagagagagagatagagagaaagagacccagaaGTAGTGAtagatgtaggtatgacttagaaaggaa
The sequence above is a segment of the Erinaceus europaeus unplaced genomic scaffold, mEriEur2.1 scaffold_636, whole genome shotgun sequence genome. Coding sequences within it:
- the LOC103121010 gene encoding beta-taxilin, translating into MKLCQENSELAEKLKSIIDQYELREEHLDKIFKHRELQQKLVDAKLEQAQEMMKETEERHAREKEYLLNQAAEWKLQAQVLKEQETVLQTQLTLYSGRFEEFQNTLTKSNEVFATFKQEMDKTTKKMKKLEKDTATWKARFENCNKALLDMIEEKALRAKEYECFVMKIGRLENLCRALQQERNELYKRIKEAKMPIKDDQGQHTSDEEPESTLSVSGEVDTEEVNRVHNAVKNLTTAFMVMHCPESTPHQSKDNQPELGSSQGTKDTTLKEQEQPPLSPSSPSESRLSPPIETKIPGCNESDPLAKVSIAREGWSAEAQVKVGAQADQQTQRPQAEASFQAQEEVSFPVMEANDATLPPLTREQVPTRMSGSEPSRQPSPTAAGAAEGVPAGFSSEPQLPRAADTNLEGVD